One Hordeum vulgare subsp. vulgare chromosome 4H, MorexV3_pseudomolecules_assembly, whole genome shotgun sequence DNA window includes the following coding sequences:
- the LOC123448394 gene encoding acyl-CoA-binding domain-containing protein 4-like — translation MPKMFGFSRGRMKLGRLRGHLHDPFHGPRSPAHPTKRSSHLTREEPVATSVSGLPDVLAWRCSSDTFDLNGRAFENSENWAVLSTDGEKPSPRFDHAAAIVGSKMIVFGGDSGNHLLDDTKILSLDKLTWDSVASKVCASPGGRPAQFRPCKGHCLVPWGKNVILVGGKSEPSSDRISVWTFNSETEIWSHMEAKGDIPVARSGHTVTRAGPVLILFGGEDTKGKKLHDLHMFDLKSLTWLPLNYKGAGPSPRSNHVAALYDDKILLIFGGQSKSKTLNDVHALDFETMVWSRMKTHGHHPSPRAGCCGALCGTKWYIAGGGSKKRRHPETWVFDVVESKWSVCVVPPSSSITTRKGFSMVPLYHRDKTVLVSFGGNKKEPSDKVEVLVVLQNEHCFSWRSVPDAEPIMYEDSSPASKELADHLNNCDPLYYSSVARHSLATTVESSSGRKSLPDSLLHNSKVGGSSLRRQFRQEEECSLAQKLQKPIDNGKYKDVDDYSELPSFTNQKQQSDTYHSPDADAKANRVGRNSSDINHQHDTRIANLVRRNMALEEKLSAAMVSKDEAEKNLSLVIDTKEELEKKLAERDREVVALKEKVGGLEQAHEDSNNASNTVHADNVRLEREVAFLKAVMDETQKELHLTRGVLAGERARAFQLQVEVFHLKQRLQSMDGLSSAQRKPQNL, via the exons ATGCCCAAGATGTTTGGTTTCTCTCGTGGCCGGATGAAGCTGGGAAG GTTGAGGGGTCATCTACATGATCCTTTCCATggcccccggagtcctgcccatcCCACCAAGCGGTCCAGTCACCTTACT AGAGAAGAACCAGTGGCTACGTCAGTGAGTGGCCTTCCTGACGTCCTTGCTTGGCGTTGCTCCTCTGATACTTTTGATCTCAACGGCCGTGCATTTGAAAACTCAGAGAACTGGGCAGTATTGTCAACGGATGGGGAGAAACCGAGTCCTCGTTTTGAT CATGCAGCAGCCATAGTAGGGAGCAAAATGATTGTCTTTGGTGGAGATTCCGGTAATCATTTGTTGGATGATACAAAG ATATTAAGCTTAGACAAGCTTACATGGGATTCTGTGGCTTCTAAAGTTTGTGCATCACCAGGTGGACGTCCTGCGCAGTTTCGACCATGTAAAGGACATTGCCTG GTTCCATGGGGCAAGAATGTCATTCTTGTCGGAGGGAAAAGCGAGCCATCTTCTGACCGGATATCAG TATGGACATTCAACTCGGAAACTGAGATATGGTCACATATGGAAGCGAAGGGCGACATTCCG GTGGCTCGAAGTGGTCATACAGTAACTAGAGCAGGCCCTGTTTTAATTCTTTTTGGGGGCGAGGATACGAAAGGGAAGAAACTACACGACCTTCATATGTTTGACCTGAAGTCCTTAACATGGCTTCCTTTGAACTATAA AGGTGCTGGACCTTCTCCAAGATCCAACCATGTTGCTGCACTTTACGATGATAAAATTCTTTTGATTTTTGGGGGTCAATCAAAATCCAAGACCTTGAATGATGTCCACGCTCTAGATTTCGAAACA ATGGTATGGTCAAGAATGAAAACACATGGCCATCATCCATCACCTCGGGCAGGTTGTTGTGGAGCTCTCTGTGGGACGAAATGGTATATAGCAGGGGGTGGAAGCAAGAAAAGGC GTCACCCGGAAACTTGGGTCTTTGATGTCGTAGAATCCAAGTGGTCTGTCTGTGTAGTGCCTCCTAGTTCCTCCATCACTACCAGGAAA GGTTTCAGCATGGTTCCTTTGTACCACAGGGATAAGACTGTTCTTGTTTCGTTTGGAGGAAACAAAAAGGAGCCATCTGATAAG GTAGAAGTACTAGTGGTGCTGCAAAATGAACATTGTTTCAGTTGGCGTTCTGTCCCTGATGCAGAACCCATAATGTACGAGGACTCTTCTCCTGCCTCAAAGGAACTCGCCGATCACCTCAACAACTGTGATCCTTTGTACTATAGCTCTGTAGCAAGGCACAGTCTCGCGACAACTGTGGAAAGCTCATCTGGGAGGAAATCACTCCCTGATTCACTGCTACATAACTCGAAAGTGGGTGGCTCATCACTCCGCAGGCAGTTCCGTCAGGAGGAGGAATGCAGCCTGGCCCAAAAACTGCAGAAGCCAATCGACAATGGCAAGTACAAGGATGTTGATGATTATTCTGAGCTACCGTCCTTCACAAACCAAAAGCAGCAGAGTGACACGTATCATTCTCCAGATGCAGATGCTAAAGCGAATAGGGTGGGCAGAAATTCGTCTGACATTAACCATCAGCATGATACAAGAATTGCAAACTTGGTCAGGAGAAACATGGCATTGGAAGAGAAACTTTCAGCTGCAATGGTGAGCAAAGACGAAGCAGAAAAGAACTTATCTCTGGTCATTGACACGAAGGAAGAGCTAGAGAAGAAGCTAGCTGAGAGAGACAGGGAGGTTGTGGCACTGAAGGAGAAAGTGGGAGGTTTAGAACAGGCACACGAAGATTCGAACAACGCCTCAAACACTGTCCATGCTGATAACGTGCGACTCGAGCGTGAAGTGGCGTTCTTGAAGGCCGTCATGGATGAAACTCAgaag GAGTTGCACTTGACCCGCGGAGTTCTAGCAGGAGAGCGTGCGAGGGCATTCCAGCTGCAG GTTGAAGTGTTTCATCTGAAGCAAAGGCTGCAGTCAATGGATGGACTGTCATCTGCACAAAGAAAACCACAGAATCTCTAG
- the LOC123450401 gene encoding probable calcium-binding protein CML16: MKKVLSRFDTDGDGRIFPSKLAAVSCAIAPPATELAGGREVASMMGELDTNRGGYVDLGDFCAFHGRGRGERELDAELRDAFDVYDINGDGRISDAELSKVLSRIGKGCTARPRTQRRPWPLIASRVAADGR, translated from the coding sequence ATGAAGAAGGTGTTATCCCGCTTCGACACAGACGGGGACGGCAGGATCTTTCCCTCGAAGCTGGCGGCCGTGTCGTGCGCCATCGCGCCGCCGGCCACCGAGTTGGCGGGGGGCCGGGAGGTGGCGTCCATGATGGGTGAGCTCGACACCAACCGCGGCGGCTACGTGGACCTCGGCGACTTCTGTGCCTTCCACGGCCGCGGCCGCGGGGAGCGCGAGCTGGACGCCGAGCTGCGCGATGCCTTCGACGTCTATGACATCAACGGCGACGGCCGCATCTCCGACGCCGAGCTCAGCAAGGTCCTGTCCCGGATCGGCAAGGGATGCACCGCCAGGCCCCGCACCCAGCGTCGTCCCTGGCCGCTGATTGCGTCTCGTGTTGCCGCCGATGGTCGATAG